Proteins from a genomic interval of Candidatus Methylacidiphilales bacterium:
- a CDS encoding ISAs1 family transposase, whose protein sequence is MERSQAFFITSLKGDVKRCTQAVRRYWSLENNLHWTLDVIFQEDLSRAQVGFEATNFAVVRRFALNLLELEKTTKDSLAGKRQRAGWDNDYLLKVLQAGATLE, encoded by the coding sequence GTGGAACGGAGTCAAGCGTTCTTCATTACCAGCCTGAAGGGGGATGTGAAGCGCTGTACCCAAGCGGTGCGACGATATTGGAGTCTCGAGAACAATCTGCACTGGACGCTGGATGTGATCTTTCAGGAAGATCTGAGTCGAGCGCAGGTGGGCTTTGAGGCGACGAACTTCGCCGTGGTGAGACGTTTTGCGTTGAACTTGCTCGAGCTGGAGAAGACGACCAAAGACAGCTTAGCGGGGAAGCGGCAGCGTGCGGGGTGGGACAACGATTACCTGCTCAAAGTGCTCCAAGCGGGCGCGACCTTAGAATGA